GGGACTCTTATCTTTGTTGCCTAAAAGTGTCTCGTCTTTCGGTTATTTCAGGTTTTGCAGAATTTGGAGTTTGGTTGCTTTGAGCTAGGGAGGGATCCTTAACACCGACGAGAGCATAGAATTTAGATCCTAAAGTGATCCCTTGAGGCTGTAACTTGgaagtagatttttttttttgaaaggtgaAGTTGACATGATCCTTGTATAGTCTGTAAAATAGTTTAGACTCTAAAGTAATACAGGAGCGCTGGCATGTGTATACAGCACGGGGATAAATGCTTGTACGCCGACGTGGCCTCCAACCAGCTGAGCTGCTATACTATCGGTTCTGATGTAAAGTcacataattatttttttaaaaaaatatcaatGCACACAATtgcctttttcttctttcttacAAGGGGATACATATCTGAATCTCTGTTGCATCTTGTGATTATACATCTAATATGAAACCAGAAGAAGTGCCTGAAGTCTGAACCGACTATCGGATCTGCTAGAGACTCAAAAACCTGAAAACCAGCTTCGAATTTGGTAGTAATCCCAAGCGAACAAAGCCTTCGGTGTTATGTTTGCATTACATCGGTCTGTTCAGCTCAGCCAGCAACATGATGCTGCTCTGCTAATCACGATCACTAACCCTAAGCCGTAGATCTGAGCTGCTTTTCTGATGTGAAGTcacataattatttttttaaaaaaataccaaTGCACATAATTgcccttttcttctttcttaCAAGGGGATACAGAACTGAATCTCTGTTGCATCTTGTGACTATACATCTGCGAGTGCGAGCAAACTGAAACCAGAACTCTGAAGTCTCAACTTCGGATCTGCTACAGACTCAAGATCCTGAAAACAAGCTTCGAGTTTGGTAGTAATCCAAAGCGAACAAAGCCTTTGGTGTTAGGGTTTACATTGCATAGGTCTGTTCAGCCAGCAACATGCTGCTACTCTGCTAATCACGATCACTAGCCCTACGCCGTAGATGATGACACCACCAAGATCAGCGAGCAATGGTCGATCTCGTCGAGCTGCCCGCCGGCCCTCAGAACACGTCGGGGCCGCGGAAAACCTGAAAGCGGCAGCTGTCGACGCCGCGCGCCTGGACGCCGAGCGCGTAGttggccgccgccagctccgccaccttcttcttgagctcctccgccgcgcgctccaCCTCCTCGTGCCGCTGGTGCAGCGTCGCCACGCCGCGCTTGAGCACCCCGTTGTCGcgctccagctcctcctgccgcctgtgctgcgccgccacgccgcgccgcagcaCGCCGTTGTCGCGCtccagctcctccgcccgcgccttGAGCGCCGCGTTctcctcccgcagcgccgccactcgcgcctccgccgccgccgccgcgcggttgGCCACGGCGCCCTCGATCAGCTTCAGGATCAGCGACGCGCGGCCCCTGGCGTCCGCGACGTCGGCTGCCGCGGACATCTGCTCCACCAGGACGCCCGCGCACTcctccatgccgccgccgtcgtcccgcgccgcggcgctcgcgacccgggcggccgccgcctcccgctcccTCGCCTGACGCTGCCGGGCGCGGCAGGCCTCCACGGTCGCGTGCAAGTCGTGGCCGGACGCGGCGAAGCAGGCCTCGAGCTCGCCCGGGCCGGCGTCCGGGAAGACGCGGCGGAGGGCGTCGAGCGGGTCGAAGGCCAGGCACGgcggccgctgcgccgccgcggcgcccgggAACGGCGAGAAGCGGCCGCGCTTGGCGAGGTGGGGCGGCGCCGGGAGCACCtcgtcgaggaacggggtcgcgGAGCGCTTCCGGCAAGCTACGGCGGCGGCCATCGCGTCGGGATCGCGGCGCGGAGAGGGGGGGAGCTGCTCGTGTGTTGCTGGTTGCCGCGGTATCGGGTGGCCAATATTTATGGTGGGGCGCGTCCGAGTTCGAACCGAGATCGAGTTCGTGTCCGATCATGCCCGGACGGCGTAGTCGGAGCTCCAGTCCCAGGTGCCCCGTGAACGGAAAAAAATCAACCAGGTGGAGGGCTGCAAACCGAGTGCTGTGCAGCCCGTCCCTGATGACTGACGCGTGGCGATCCGATAGAATCAACGCTTCTAACGAGAAGGGCGTCTGCACAGGCTCCGCACACAGGCTTGGCTCAAAGCTGCAGCGACAAGTCCAGGCCCGTCAACCCAACGACCTCATCCCCAGGACCCTCTCGAagcctctctctttctctcggCGACTACGGAGGCGGCGAGAGGAACTTGTGCTCCAGCCGGCGAGAcctccgttcttcctcgtctccgGTGGCCTGGTTGGCCTCACGCGCTGTCCGCTGGGCTGCCGGCCGCTCCCTACCCGGCGCGATGCACTGCGCCGGCATCGGCCGGCGGTgagccccggcgccgcccagGAAGAAGAGGATTCCACGCCTGCAGTTCGTCCGTGCTAgcaccgcggcggccggcgaggtgcgGGAGCTCGGAGAGCAGTTGAGGGAAGGAGCAAGgatgcaggccgccgccgctgtccagAACGCAGCCTAGCTCATCCCTGGCCACCGTGCAAGCCTGGAGCACAAGCTGCTTCTGTCGCGCGCCCGTCAAGCGCCCATGGGAAGCTTCGCGGGCTCACGGCCGGGCAGCAGTTGCGGCGGAGGTCaggattgcttatgcttcaggAGGAGAAAGAAGCCTGCGATCGATGCTGCTGCTCACGCCTGGCACGCCGGCCGGTCGCTGAGCGCGCAGAACGCCGTGCTGCGCGCCCTTCCGGCAAGGGCTCCCGCAGTTTCGCGGCCGGAAGGCCATGGATGGTTCTCTCCGACGATCCCCGGTGTGGACGTCCGACTCCTGGGGTGGACGTCATTCCATCTACcgtccgggggtggacggtaaacgaaataccgtccaccccctaaGCCTACCGGAACCGTGGGATCGGTATCGTACGGTCGGGAACGGCTTCAAGGAAGCGAGCCCCTCCCGCTGGCTCGCGGCGCGCTGGGCCGCTGCAGCGCTGGCCAACCTCGTCGGGGAAGATGATCGACGGCGCCGCACGCCAGGCAAGCGGGCGGTTCTCCGGCTGTGGAAGCTCGCAGGACTGAAGGACGCCGCCGAGGGCGCTGGACGGGTGTGAGAGCTCGCTGTTGAGGTCACGACGGCATGGTCAGGCAGCTCGAGCTCACGGGGTCGTCGGACGCTctaccgcgccgccgcggctccccGCCACGATCCGCGgcgcggagctccggcgagccgacTGGCGCCGGCAGTGAGGCTTTGGTGCGGATGAACGCCGTCTAGAACTCCAGAACATGGTCTTGCACGCTAGTGCCCGGCAGGCCTCGCTCTCGCTGGCAGCAGCTCGACACCGGGCATCTCCATGACGGCGCAAGCCGGCGAGCCTAGGTTGTGCCAGCACTCAGCAGGATGCTGCTCTTTGCCCAGAGCGTCGCACCCTCCAATGTCAGCGTCGGCAATGGCGTGGCGCGGCGCTCGGCTTAGTTCTCGGCGTCCGCCGCAAGGGAGCAGCAGTCGCTGAGGTAAGTGTCAAGACCAGTGTCCACAGGGCATCAAAGTTCAACCAGAGCATAATTTGTTTCACGATTTACAAGCATATATATGCTCAACAGAATAAGGCACAAAACACTTTTAATTAGACCTGCGTAGTCATCTCTAGTTTGGTCTTGAGATAGAAGGTTACATGAAACGAATTTATACATATATAGTTGGAATTCCTTCCCCAAATGTAAAGTGCAATGATTTTTTACCCTACTCCCTCTTATATTCGTTATCTGACAGCCGGCAGCAGATATATACATCAAAATGCTCTGCATCTGCTCTCTTCAGTCTCGATGGCATTTGCCCCAATTAACCAGGCATTGAATCACCTCTTCCCTCCAATCCACGACAGTGAATCAGGGCGAGCCCAATAACCACATTGGCCAAGGCGGAGGACACCGAGAAAAAAATAAACAGCAACTCTACAATGTCTTCCTCTGCCCCACAAATTTCCGCGCAATGCCAAAGATGACAGCCTTCGTCAGGAGCCCTTGATCGAGGGTGCACGCCAGAGCGACTGCCCCGCCAAGCACAAGGAACCTCGACACATTGCTTCTCGCAGGTTTTTCTTCTGCTTCCACAATTTCTGATTCGTCGCTGTTGGTCTCCAGTGACCGAACAAAGTTGTCGCCAAACTTAGTATTGATCCGGGCCATCAAGGCACTCTTTGATGCTGGCTCCCCAGCAGCCCTGGCCTCCTGATAGGCCCGGAGTCCAGGCTCAATTTTCTTTACACATCCCCACATTCCCTGCCGAATCCCAAGCTTTGCAATCTCGTATGGTATACCCATGTCCTCATGGTGAAACAGGATAATCTCACAGGCTGTCAACCCTCCATTCCCTCTCTTTGATTCCACTGTTCCAATACAAGTCAAAAGAAAATTCTGAATTAGATAAGAGCCCACAGAAACAGAAAGAAAAGGGAATTCGTATTTTTCTGTTATGCAACTTCTATTGTTTCCCAGTCTCAAGCATAATAAGCAAGGAAAATGACTACCTGCACGGATGCACCAGCTTGAATAATACAAGTCAACTCTTCTAGGTTTGTTACGCCGTGGGATGGATGAGCATGGTATACCCTGCATCAAGTTACCAGAACATCAATGGCTGGGCATGAAAGCATGACGTGATGCGAGTAAATCCACTAATCTCTTTGGTCACATTCACATTTTAGTGATCTGACCAATGCAAGCGGAACTAGCCTCAAGACTACCAATCACTAACAAGATTATAAACAAACTTTTTACCTGGCACcgatgtaaaaaaaaaaaatctaggttTAGAGAAGCATCCTATTAACCACTGCGTACAAGGTAAATGCTCAAAACAGAAATGTTGATACATACTCACGGAGCTTCCACTACAATTTAGACCTAAACGATTTTCTCTATTGAGCATCTAACAAGAACCTGAGGGGCAACCATCACCCATATTGACTGATAGAAGAAAATAATAGTGTCTCGTTCATATCAATTAACAGAAATTTGATGAAGAAAAATAGCAAAATCATTGATATGAACTGAGTGAAGAATGATAGGTTCGCAAGGAGCAAAATAAGGCAACAGAGAAGTATACAGGCAGTCAAGAAAAAATAGTAATGGCTTCTTTATCGAGACTACAAAGAATGGGAGAACACACCCATGAAAGAAAGTTAAGAGTCCATCCAACTCTAGAAGCCAGAGACAACTGAACAAAGGCTGGCGTAAGCACAAGGGCAAGCTAAAGAAAGCTTTTGAAGAAATTGGTTGACGTCGAAGATTAGCTAGCTAGGACTGACTATAGCCAGAACTGACATATTTCTAAGTTTGACATTGATATATCTGTTACTTCCTAACCTCTTGTTACTGTAACGGACAGCTACTATTAAATGAAGATTCCTTCCATAGTTTGCTTTCGAAGGGATAATGATGAAAAGGAAGAGTTGGAGACTTCCCTGTCAAAGCCTCAATATTAACATCAAAACTTTAATGATTTTAAAAGCCTGTCAAAGTGCGCTCCAATGGTGGACAAGTGGCCTCAGGTCAGTATCATTAGATACATGTAGCCATCATGAAATATCAAGACTGAGAAATAACCGCTGAACTTAAGTGACCGCTGACCAGCAGGTAACATGCAAAACTGTGATTGCCTAGCCAAGAAATAAATCTGTACAGCTGTATGTCTGTGCCTATCCCTGAATTAGTTGAAAGGCAACAACACAAATTCTGTCAACATTACAGTCTAGACGTTGCCAAAGCTATATGAACCAAATTCatccaagaaaaaaatatttttgggatcaAGCGTAAGTCCCCATACCTCCTGGAATCAACCCCAAAATAATGAAGTATTATCAAAGAACAACATGTATTAGTTCTTCAAGGCTGCTTTACCTTTGTGACACAATAGTAGGCGCCCCCCAATTTCCATATCCGACGAGCAATTATGTACTCTCTGTCACTGCAGAAGAAGGGGAACTGCAACAACACAAGATCAAAGCATAAGCTGATAACCATAAAATCAGGAAAAATTATAGCAAATATACCATCTGAAGACCCCACTTACCTTCCGGACCCAATGCACCTTCATTGTCCCGGCTGTGTGGCACTCCTCCAGCGTCTTATGATAGATAAGCATATCATCCCACTTGTTGGACATCCGGAACTCATCGTCCCCAAAAAAGTCCCTCACTTCCTCTGGAGTTGCATTCTCAAAGATAGTACTACTCTGATATTGTGGAGGTCCAGTCTAATTTCATCCAAACACAAAATTCAATCATTACACGAACATGAAATTAAGTAAGCAAATAAGCACATCAACTTCAAATTCTGCAAAAGAAAAGCTCGTGAAGATTCGTTCACCTGGGCATCCCTCCTCCACGCCTGATAGGTCATGGTGGGCAGCGACTTCTCCATCATCTTGATCCAGGCCGGCCCGCCGTCCCTGCCCTCCACCAACCTCCAGAGGTTCACCAGGTCGTCCTTCCCCACAGCCAGCTCCTCGTTCGCCATCTCCGACGACCTGCCAAGCATCACCATTCCGTCAAAGGCGGGCTCCCTTTCACACGCCAAATCCGCCAAAGAACATGGCTTTGACCACAACCCAGACCAAGAACCATAACGCATTTCTCCAAACAGTTCGCGAGCATACATACCCATGCGCGGCGCCcacgtcctcctgctgctgcacgGCGGTCTCGGAGTAGCCAAGCGGCGCCCGGAGGCGGGCGGGGAGCTGGGCCTTCCAGAAGTCGAGCGTGGCGAAGGGCGGttgcgccggcgccgctgcagcGGCGTTGCCGTCAGCAGTGGCGACCAGGCCGGCGGCCCAGCGCGGGCGCCAGGCCCAGCCGagcaggaggccgaggagggccGCCGCCCAGAGGGGCGCCGCGAGGCGCGCCATTTCCCAGACCGCCCCCCACGCTGTGGGCTGCTCCAGCACCCTCGCCACCGCCGACAGCACGTACCCCATCGGAGCCGAccgggcgggcggcgacggcgtgggggGGCGGACGCGGCGGTGCGGGTGAGGTGGGGGGtggagaagaagagaaggaagGAATGGGGCTTTGCGGCCTATCTATGGAGAGGATTAAAGgttcgattttttttttggatttttctctGTCTTTGGGTGAGGGAAAAGGCGTGGTGCACGAGTAGAGATGGGGTCATTGGAGTGTGGACATGGTGCATGCATTATCTCACTCCCTGCATATTTTTGTTCGATTTTGGGCTTTGGAGGTTTTGGGGGATTCGAGTAAACCGGTCTCAGCGGGAGTTTCATGGACACAGATATCTAGACTGAGATCTAGTTAACCGtgtcagatgagttttatgATGATGAAACTCTtttcacatcccatgaaactacattcttctctctccttgccacgtcagcaaaattgatgatatttaatgtcaaGAAATTctccatgaaactcccactgagactggccttagacCTTGTTTAATTGCATTTGTAAATCTTTTGAAATGGAATATTTtcacatttaaagtattaaatataaactaatcaaaaaaataattacataactcgtctgtaaactacgagatgaatttattaagactaattaatccatcattagcacatggttactgtagcaatttagtgtctaattaagctcattagattcgtctcataatttataaacaaactatgcaattagtttttttatttcgtctagatttaatactccatacatgtaagattctcattcgatgtgatagttttggaatgttgaattttgcaactaaacaagagtTTATTTTGGATTTTGAAGAGTTTTGGAAGCTGAGCAgtcccctctctctcttgttTATTTGGACTTTGGAGAGTTTTTGGGATGAGTTTTTGTTCTTCTGTGAGAAAGTGAGGTGATGTACTGATGTGGTAAAAATAAGCAAGGAGAGCGATTTGTTCATTGGTTAGGAGTGATAGCATTTAAGTAAAGGTGTCGGTTGTTCTAACTTGGGTCTTTGGTACTGTTGTTGTGTGCATATCACATCATCTGATTAGTTGTTGGCTGGGAAGTTGTTTTCTCAAAGAGTTTCCTTAAAGGTACAAAAGGTGCTCTGAAGGAATCTAAACGTGAATAGAACTAAAGGCTTGCACTCTAGGCCTGCCTAACTACAATCCATGTGTAAATTATCAAAAAAGGAGCGGCACATGAATCATGAATGTAAGCCCATTCCTTTGTAGAGTAAGAAAATTAAGGTTTACATCAAATCCTACCAAGTCCACACACATTGAAGCAATTAATGCATCAAGCTCGTTGGACTTGGAGAGTGTTATACAAGCATGCTAGAACTGTTGACTGGTCAACTTGGTTAAAGTAAAGCAtcgctagttttttttttcgcgaGGACATCGCTAGTTGACTGTTAATTCACATATCAATGAACTCTTCTAGCTAGTGGAGGCGTGGAGCGCGGCTTTCTTATTTTCCTTCTATCCCCAATAGTAGTCAGTATTGTTcacaaaacagaaaaaaaacaatCAAAGAAAAACACAGTTGGCCATGGGGCCCATGTGAGGGCGGCTCTGAGTATGTGCCTGTGGACCGGGCGCAGCGACGTGGGTGGCCGCGCCCCAAGCGATAAGGGGATTTGGGGACTGAGGCTGCCGGTGGCGCGTATCGATTCCGGTGGGGGCCCAAATCTCCTCTCCGGCCGAACGGCGGAgagcgtcttttttatttaacattttacagttctatacccctaccgtccggcagggggcggcagggggcctaacgcccggcagggggcgatAGAGATCTCtatgtaaataaatataaattttatttgcgCAGAGGTCTTTGgcgggggcctgccgccccgcagggggcggcaggctcccgccaaagATATAAAAGTTTCGCCCTTTCCCTCGCgtcctcattttctgcccacgagatccagagaggggagagggagagaggaggggtaaggaaggtaattccaccggcgaaACCCTatcggattttggatccgaaccgcaggtaaccaatatttctgaCGTATTATAGAattgtttctaaaataattacgAATTAGAATAGATTGAGTTTTTTGCTAGTGaaatataaaatagtaaattTGGAATGACAATACTTTAttgttattgcagcataaggcaatggttGCTTCTAATTCTattggattttcatggaccgaaaaaaaatctagtatatttcttgagatcatgacacatcttgtaatcagtaagaaattggatccattagcggatggtacgatagagatggtgttgtccaaattagtatagtttaaagatttcacattgtttcgaggtattacaacgcaagatgtaaagggacacctgctagaatgCCGTAAGATGTATATGAGGCTATGTGAACTAGCTAATCATCCTAATGTTATTGGTTTCGTACAAAGTACTTCTACGATATGGATGCGGTCAGAGGTGTATGaaatgcacattaaggtaactatCATTCGGATCTAATATATATAGTCATTGTTAATCCATATTCTGTAAATTTTAAAGttgttgtgtaattatatgcaaggattaccccgaggacacggagttgattaacaaatcaataCCAAATTTTCGTAAATTGGTATATATCTTCGGTGAACTCATGCCGCAAATAAGACGAAGGAGGCGTGGAAGATCTttgggtgatagtacttggcaaTCACATAgaaccggaggttcgtcaagtcaaactgcaccacctccagcaccaagtTCTGTTAACTCGGATGACGActtagatgacttcatgcccccaaaaCCATTGCCTCCAAGacctgatgttcctccccctgtacatgaaagtagaaccataaaagagagaaaggaaaagtcaagaggttcgtcaagtcaaacTGCGCCACCTCCAGCACTAAGTTCTGTTAACTTGGATGACGActtagatgacttcatgccccccaaaccatggcctccaagagatgatgttcctccccctgtgcgtgactacctagatgatttcatgaaataatgtGTAACATATGGTGTTCATCGGTCTAGATTGTGAAGTAAATTGTACTGAAATAATTTAGATTCTTCAGTATCATGGATGTGTACTCATTTAGCTTTCTTCTATGTGTCACATTATGTGGTGGCTTGTGCTATAGGTGGCCACAAACCATGTGTCCAAGCATTTAGTGCTAACCAATTTGATACAATGAATGAAATATAAATAGAACGTTAAACAAGATACCACATAAgatattacattgaaggttACGTTCATTACAACCAAATTCTATAAAAATACGCACTtccaactaattaaacaagacaTTTAGGCATAGTACATACACAATATACTTAATTTTCTACACACAAATaaatgcacaactagatgcagagaattcttgtaggtggagccgattCATCCGTCGGATTTCCGGAAGAtccagcctcggcagcagcatTGGGTACTGAAAGttgtgggcacttcttgtaagtgtgatcgtccgctccacacaagttgcaatattttttttcttttcagcctcggactcgtccattccgttccggatacgacgtgtctgccgttggcctatgccccgcttcgcagctgcatcagggatgagaattggatggggattttttttgagtgaatgggcctagaataccgatgccgtatatctcatgacaccaagtctgtgctgcggctttttttgtgaaatattgagaaacatatgacgcagcatttaacccagatacagaacaaaccgcgatgacatgggagcatggtaagtgatgcacctttggcttctgacatcggcagaacaccctcccgtcaatggttatcaagacttcttgaattaccctttgCCTGCGGACACCCTGGTCGGTCCTAtccctgcatgatacctcaaatctttgctcctttgtgcccatcaatatgactgagtgaaatcgagacttttcaatttttttctcca
This window of the Panicum virgatum strain AP13 chromosome 1K, P.virgatum_v5, whole genome shotgun sequence genome carries:
- the LOC120707607 gene encoding uncharacterized protein LOC120707607, which gives rise to MGYVLSAVARVLEQPTAWGAVWEMARLAAPLWAAALLGLLLGWAWRPRWAAGLVATADGNAAAAAPAQPPFATLDFWKAQLPARLRAPLGYSETAVQQQEDVGAAHGSSEMANEELAVGKDDLVNLWRLVEGRDGGPAWIKMMEKSLPTMTYQAWRRDAQTGPPQYQSSTIFENATPEEVRDFFGDDEFRMSNKWDDMLIYHKTLEECHTAGTMKVHWVRKFPFFCSDREYIIARRIWKLGGAYYCVTKGIPCSSIPRRNKPRRVDLYYSSWCIRAVESKRGNGGLTACEIILFHHEDMGIPYEIAKLGIRQGMWGCVKKIEPGLRAYQEARAAGEPASKSALMARINTKFGDNFVRSLETNSDESEIVEAEEKPARSNVSRFLVLGGAVALACTLDQGLLTKAVIFGIARKFVGQRKTL